AAGGCATTGAGCAAGGCAGGATTGAAGGACTTCGCGCTACGGCGGAAAAGCAATTGCGGATCAAATTCCGTGAAATTCCAGCAATCTATCTGGCTCAACTGAGTACGTTGTCTTTCGCCCAACTGGAAATGCTGGCAGAGCGTATTCTGACCGTTCAAAGCATGGAAGAATTGTTCCGGTTCTGATGACTCGTCCTGTTATGCCCGGAAAACGGACATTGATATATTCTCGAAGGTCCTTCCTCAGAGATCGACAGATCTTTCACTGCGTTGGGGTTAATGGCAACGGACGGATACCAGAATAGATCGGGAACATGCATGCTCCAAAGTTATTAGACCACAACAATTATTTTCTCCCAAATCCCTGCTGAGCCAAAAATTTATTCAACTGGTTGGCGAATTCATGCGTGTCTTTGGGACCGAACGGCGCGGGGCCTTTGGTGATCTCACCACTGTCACGAATCTCCTGCATAAGATTTCGGATAGCCAGAAGCTGTTTGATGTTATCCTCTGTAAACAGTTTTCCCCGGTGATCAATCGCATGCGCTTTTTTGGTGATGACACGGTCAGCCAACGGGATATCCGCCGTGATGACCAGTTCGCCTGGTTGCACCAGTTCCACAATGCGGTTGTCCGCTTCGTCTGGTCCTGCGTCCACAACGATGTACTTGACATGCCTGGATTTCCCCAGATTGACATATTTGTTGGACACAACAACAGTTGGTATGCTCAGACGCTCAATGGCACGAATCAAAATCTGTTTGAGCGCATTGGGCAACGCGTCCCCGTCTATGTACAGATTCATCGGCAAATCTCTTTGACTCGTCCGACCGCGCCATTTGTTAAGCGGACTTTGATGCCATGCGGATGTGTCGGCGAATTGGTCAGGAGATCCTTGACCACGCCCTCAGTCAGTTTCCCACTTTGTTGATCCTGTTTTAATACGATCCGGACGGTCAGGCCCGGTTTGATGTTTGATCTTTGTGTTCCATCCATGCGGAAGTCTCCCTGAAAAAGTTACGGTTAGTCTGTTTGATGATGCGAACGTGCCTTCAAATCATTCAAAACACAAGAAAACCCATGAACTATTGTGTTTCAAAAAAGTATTCTGGCACTGTTTGAGTATTGGCGGAAGTGTCCTCACGAATGAGCCTGATTGAAAGTCTGAAACCCGTTTTGACAAATTAATAAAATCAGTATATGCACTAACCCGAATGATGAGCCTGGCGAAAATGAGCCTGTTGAGTAGCGGTTCATCTCCAGCGATTCATCACGGATGATGCTCTGATCCAGGGCTTTTTCGAAGTGTTGATGCCCAATTTTTAACCTGTTTTATTGTGAGGAACCATGCCTGATAACCGTTTTGGAAGCCGAATTTCTTTTGATACCGGAAGTGGAAAAGCTGATATGTACAGTTTGGAAAAACTGGAAAAAGACAATATCGGCACTGTGCAGAAACTGCCGTTTTCCATAAAAATCCTGCTGGAGCAGGCGTTGCGAAATCTGGATAATTTTCAGGTGCGGGAGGAAGATGTGCTGGCCTTGGCCGACTGGACCAAAGCCAATCTGGAAAAAGAAATTCCTTACAAGCCCACCCGGGTGATTCTTCAGGATTTTACAGGCGTTCCCGCGGTTGTGGATCTGGCGGCATTACGCAGTGCCATGGTGCAGATGGGGGGCAATCCCACCTTAATCAATCCCCGTGTGCCGGTGGATCTGGTGGTCGATCATTCCGTTCAGGTGGATCATTATGGAACGCCAGATTCCTTGCGACAAAACATGGAAATTGAATTTCAGCGGAATCAGGAACGCTACGAATTTGTGAAATGGGGCCAGAAATCGTTTAAAAATTTCAGGGTGTGTCCTCCGGGAGTCGGCATCATTCATCAGGTCAATCTGGAATATCTGGCCAGTGTGATTCAAACCGTGGACGGTGTCTGTTTTCCTGACACACTGGTCGGGACAGATTCGCACACCACCATGATCAACGGACTTGGCGTGATGGGCTGGGGTGTGGGGGGTATTGAAGCCGAATCCGTCATGCTGGGACAACCTGTGTATATGCTGATTCCTCAAGTGATCGGGTTCAAACTGAAAGGGACTCTGCCTATTGGTGCGACCGCCACTGATCTGGTGTTACGTGTGGTGGAAATTCTTCGCAAAAAAGGCGTGGTTGAAAAATTTGTGGAATTCTATGGACCCGGATTATCACGCCTGAGTCTGGCGGATCGGGCGACCATTGCCAATATGGCTCCAGAATATGGCGCAACCATGGGCTTTTTCCCTGTGGATCAGGAAACCCTTAAATATCTTCGGGATACTGGACGTCCGGAAAATCTGGTGAAAACAGTTGAAAACTATTGCAAAAAACAAGGCCTGTTCCGCACTGACGCAACGCCTGATCCTGTGTTCACTGACACCGTTGAGCTGGATTTGTCCACCGTGGAGCCTTCTTTGGCTGGTCCAAAACGTCCTCAGGACAGAGTCACCCTGGCCGCGATGAAAACACAATGGCATGAATCCTTGACGAAACCTGTGAAACAACGCGGGTTTGAATTGAAGGAATCCACGCTGGCCGACAAAGCCGCTGTTCCGGGAATGGACGGGGTTCAGTTGAAGCATGGTTCCGTGGTGATCACCGCCATCACTTCCTGTACGAATACCAGCAATCCATCCGTGATGCTGGCGGCCGGGATTCTGGCGAAAAAAGCCGCTGAACGTGGACTGACCGCAAAACCCTGGGTGAAAACCTCCCTGGCTCCCGGTTCCAGAGTGGTCACACGCTATCTGGATGAGGCCGGACTGACACCCTCTTTGGAAAAAGTCGGCTTTCATACCGTGGGCTATGGTTGCACAACCTGTATTGGCAACTCAGGGCCGTTGATGGATTCTGTGGTGCAGGCGATCAATGAAAAAGATCTGGTGGTTGCGGCGGTGCTTTCCGGAAACCGGAATTTTGAAGGGCGGATCAGTCCTCATGTGAAAGCCAATTATCTGGCAAGTCCTCCGTTGGTGGTGGCCTATGCCATCGCCGGAACTGTGGATATTGATTTTGCCACAGAACCAGTGGGGCTTGATAACGCAGGAAAACCAGTGATGTTGCAAGAAATCTGGCCATCTCCTGAAGAAGTAGCGACAGCCATGAAAAGCATGACCAAAGAATTGTATCAGCAGGAATATCAGAATCTGGATCAGGTTTCACCAATGTGGAACGCGATTCAAAGCAAAACTGGAGAAGTGTATGAGTGGGATGAAGATTCAACCTATATTCAAAACCCACCATTTTTCACCCATATGTCCCAGGAACTGGCAGAACTGAAAGAAATCAAGGGTGCCAGGGTGCTGGTCAAGGTGGGCGATTCTGTTACAACCGACCATATTTCACCGGCAGGATCTTTTTCAGCCAAAACGCCAGCAGGATTGTATCTGGTGAGTAAAGGAGTCAGTCCGGAGGATTTCAACTCCTATGGCGCACGACGTGGAAATGACCGGGTGATGACACGCGGAACGTTTGCCAATGTTCGCTTACGCAATCAAATGGCTCCGGGAACAGAAGGCGGTTACACCACCTACATTCCGGACAATGCGGTGATGTCGATTTATGACGCTTCCATGAAATATCAGGAATCTGGAACACCATTGATTGTGTTGGCCGGTACAGAATATGGAACCGGATCTTCCAGAGACTGGGCCGCAAAAGGAACCTTTCTGCTGGGTGTCAAAGCAGTCGTAGCCGCGAGCTATGAGCGAATCCATCGTTCAAACCTGGTCGGAATGGGCGTTTTGCCGCTACAGTTCAAGGCCGGTCAAACCCATGAATCGTTAGGATTGACCGGAAAAGAAGTTTATTCAATTCTGGGGATCAGTGAAAAACTGCACCCCATGCAGGAATTGATTCTGAAAGCGGATGACCGGGAAATTCCGGTGTTGTGCCGTTTGGACACTCCGGTGGAAATTGAATACTACCGGAATGGCGGAATCCTGCATACCGTATTGAGAAATTTCATTCGGGAAGGCAAATAATTTCTACCTGTGCAGGTAGAAAAATATTTTGAGCCTGTTTGCTGGAAGATTGTTTTCCACATCCGGGTATGATCGTCGTAGGGTGAATATTGCGGAAGGATGAATAGACATGATGGAACAACGGAAAGAGCTATGGGATATCCTGGAGGACATTATACAAGCAGAAGATGTCACTCTGCTGAAAAAAGTTGTCAATGAATCGTCCTTGGTTGAAGTAGCGTTGGCGTTGTCCCGATTGTCTATTGGGTATCAGGTATGGACGCTTGTCCGGTTGACGCCCAAAGAGGGCGCAAAACTGGTCAGGGAGATGCCCCATGTTCAAGCCGTGGAACTGATCAGAACGATGCCACTGGAAAACACGGTCGCACTGTTGAAATGTTTGCGAAGTGATGTTCAGGCGGATCTGGTCAGTGAACTGGATCAGGATGAACTGGCTCGACTGCTGGATGGGATGGATGCTAAAGACGCAGATTCCATTCTGAAATTGATGGTTTATCCCCATGATACAGCCGGTGGTCTGATGATCACGGAATATCTCTCGTATCAGGATGATTTCATGGTGAGTCAGGTTCTGGATGATTTGAGAGACCGTGGAGAGCAGTATTCAGATTATGATGTTCAATATGCTTATGTGCTCAATCATAGTGGTCAACTGGTAGGGGTACTCCGGTTGAGGGACCTTCTGCTTTCCCGTAAGGATCAACGGATCTCCGCGCTCATGATTCCTGATCCGCTCAATGTGGATGTCCGGAAATCACTGGATAGTCTGCACCATTTTTTTCACGAACATCCCTTTTTCGGTGTTCCGGTCATCACAGAAAATCGTGTACTGGTGGGCGTAGTGAGACGACTGGCTGTCCGTGATGCCATGAGTCGGAGATCGCAAAGCGTATTCCTTAAAATCAGCGGTATCATCGGCGGTGAAGAATTACGAAGCATGCCGCTGGTAACCCGTTTTTCACGCAGACTTTCCTGGCTGAGTCTGAATATTGTACTGAATATCATTGCGGCCAGTGTGATTGCGTTTTATCAGGACACCCTCGAAAAAGCCATCACGCTGGCGGTATTTCTACCGATCATTTCTGACATGAGCGGTTGTTCAGGAAATCAGGCGGTGGCAGTCAGCATGCGTGAGATCACACTGGGGGTGATCCGTCCCCGTGAAATTGGCTGGGTACTGATGAAAGAATCCATGGTGGGCGTGATCAACGGGATTTTACTGGGACTATTGCTGGCTCTGGTCGCGGTGCTTTGGAAAGGAAACCCCTATCTTGGATTGGTCGTGGGTTCGGCTCTGGCGGCAAATACATTGCTGGCGGTGTCAGTGGGTGGTTCCATTCCACTGATCCTCAAATCCATGAATATTGATCCGGCACTGGCTTCCGGCCCGATGCTGACTACCATCACAGACATGTTTGGTTTTTTCTTTGTTCTAAGCCTGGCCAGTCTGTTGTTACCCCAGTTGACAACAGGTTAGAAAGAGAAACGCCATAACCCGGAAAAATCCCCTGCCTTTACTCTTGGGGCTTGTGCCTCTCTACGATTGTCTGGCAGATGAGGTTTCACGGATGAACAACTTTTCAGGAATTGCCTCATGAATCACAAAAAAATATGGTTGAGCCTGTTTGCCGGAATAGTGTTGGTCGCTCATGGATATGCCCAGCAAGTTTCAGAAAACTCAATCACGGCAGAACCATCCGTTACAGTCATAGAACCCTCCGTTGCAGAAAACACTCCGCCTGAATCTCTGCCACCCGCAAATTCTGATGAGGTTTCTCCTGAAAAATCGGCTCCGCCCAAAGCAAAAAATAGAATCCCCGGCGTATTGAAAGACACCAAACCCCAAATTGAGTGGTCCCTGACTTTTGGACGAGTTACCTGGTCCATCCTTTTTCTGGGAATGGCCTATTACGCCATCAAATACACCACACGTCTGCTGGAAGCCAGTGCTGAAAAATGGCCCAATGCGCGACTTGCCTTAAAACGTTGGGTTCCGGTCATCAGGGTGATGGGATGGATTTTTTGTATTTATCTGATCATTGCAGGAGTGTTGGCGCCTCCGATTGAAACCATTCTGACCATGACCGCTTCGGCAGGCATCGCCCTGGGTTTTGCCTCCCAGGATATTCTGAAAAATGTTTTTGGCGGGATCATGATTTTGATGGATCGTCCGTTTTTCTCCGGCGACAAGATTCAGGTCGGAAATCACTATGGGGAAGTGACTCAGATTGGTTTGAGAACGGTGAGGATTGTTACCGCTGATGATTCGGTGGTATCCATTCCGAATGGAGATATCGTCAATCAACCGGTTTCCAACTCCAACAGCGGAGAATCCAACTGTCAGGTGGTTGCGGAATTTTATCTTCCCCCCGATATTGATTTTACACGGGTCAAACGCATGGCCTATCGGGCCGCTGTGACATCCAGATACGCATATCTCAACAAACCGGTTTATATCGTCTTCAAAAATGAAATGTATGAGCGACGTTCCATGATTAAAATGAGACTCAAGGCGTATGTGCTGGATATTCGCTATGAAGTGGCGTTTGCCAGTGAAATGACAGAAATTGTCATGTTTGAATTGCGTCGGCAGAATCTTGTTTCCACTGAGCAACTTTCCCATTTACCCCAAATCGTAAGCAATGGAGAAACAGCATGACGTTTTCACAGGAATTTGAAGATCTCCTGCCGTTCATGTTCAAGGAAGCTGAAACCTTTCTGCGGCAAATCCGTGATGACTGGCAATCCACGCATCAGGCACGCCTTGAGGGATATCTGTCATTGCTGGAAGCGCAGGATACCGCATGGCAGGAAGCGTTAAGCAAGCAACAGGGAATCCTGCCGATATGGCAACAGACTGAGCCGTATTTTAATCAATTGGCCGACTGGATCAACGAACTCCGGTTTGTGGATCCATGCCAGACAATTCGGGATGACTGGTGGAATTCACTGATTCTCAGCATGAAGGATTTTCCTGAAGAAATTGTGTTTCAAATATCACCTGCGGACATCATGCCTGAAACCGGAGATTCCCTGATTATCCGTCAGTGGAAACGCTGGCAACGGGTTCAGCAGAGGATTCGGAACGTTAAATTTGCGGCCTTGAATCTGTTTCGGAAAAATAAACTCCCGGTTCCTTTCGCTTCCCGCAAATTTTCTGTCAAGAAATTTTTCAGATACTACTGGGGACTCCCGGTGGACGCATGGTATCGATCCAGTCTGGGAAAAATACTGTTTCTCTTGTCACAGCAAATGCGGCGGATACATCAACTGAATATTGAATTTCAGAACAGCGTGTTGATGCTGGAATCTGCTACACAATCATGGTCGGAGCATGAACTGGACGTGTCGATGTTTGCCTGGGCCGATCTGAAACCTGTGTATGCCGAATTGAAGGAAATGCCCCTGTTACTCCAGAAGGCGTTTGCGGAAGCCTGCGCCGATTTGAGCGCATGGAGTCTGGAGCAGAGTCCGGGGATTCTTCATCATTGGCATTATGCGGGAACCGGTGTTCTTCCAGCCAGAAAATACGACACCCGGAGCTTCACGAAAGATAAAAAAAATAACCGGAAAAAATGGGAAGAAACCCTGGCCCTGTGGGATAATCACTATCTGGGCATTAAACGTGATTGGACGCATGATCTCTCATTGTTCAGAACTCAGTTGAAATGTGGAATCCAGTATTTTGAAGCCTCGGCTGAGTTTGAACGGCAGATCCAGCAAGACCTGATTCCCGTATTTTCCAGAACCATCAGTGTTCTTGCTCAATCAGTCTCGCGTTTTGAGCATCTGGACGATGCCGGTGAATACGACCTGCGCAAAAAACTGATCAAGGAAAACAGAATCACGATGCGTGCTCTGCGTAAAAAAGAAATGCCGCTGATGCTCGATATCCTGGTTCAGTGTCAGCTTGAATCTATCCTGATCAATTATCAGAAACATGTGGAAGACTCTGTGAGCGGGTTGGCAGAAAAACACCTTGTGTTCCGGAAACGTGATGATTCAGGAATTCCCCCCAGATCAGAACTGGATGAAATACCGATTCAGGCCTTGTTTTTAAAAGAAATTCTGCCTCGTCTGGAAGATCAACTTAAACAAACGCAGACATTCCTCAGAGATAGCTGGGGGAACATGCTGTATGGCGTCTCAGAAATTGACCAGATGGTTGAGTTCAATCTGGAAACGGCGTTGGGATTGCTTGAGAAAGAACAGCTCAGTGAGGAAGCACATCAGGCCGCGATGGACGGCCTGGGACGGGTTGTGGCCAAAATTCAGCAATATGTGGATGAGTTCCAAAGCATTCAGGATCGGGCACAAAAAGATTTGCTGGAAACAACTGTGACCTGCATTGGGAAAATTCAGGAATTGGTGGATAATGAGAAACTGATTGCGTTGAAAGTCAAACTTGTTGGAGCCACTGCCCGTGGAAAATATTTTTGGGTGAAAAATGAAATCTGGATTCATGCCGGAAAAATGTCCCGGACGGGTTGGAAATGGATCACTCAGGCTTTTTCTGTAGCATCTCGCCAGTATATCCGCTTTCAAACCATTACCAACCTGGCACCGCCGAAAATCGACGCGAAAAAAAATCTGCTGGAATTTTTGATCAGTTTTCAGCGGAAGATGGATGAACTCCCTTACATTTACAAACGCATGTTTGCCATTGAACCCTTGACCGATGACCGGTTTTTTATGGCAAGAAACGAAGAACTTCAGTCCTTGCGTGAGGATTGTGAATTCTGGAACTCAGGTGTGTTTGTCATGACGGCTCTTGTTGGAGAATCCGGTAGCGGACGGACCACCCTGCTCAATATCGCTGAAAAAAAAGTGTTTGGAGACATGTCTGTGCAACGCCTCATGTTTCCTGTCACCATTTCTTCAGAACAGGAACTTGTGATGCGGTTTCGTGTGAATTTTCCAGAAATTGATCCTGCTTCGGGGATGGCCGGTATCCATCAGTTTCTGGAAAAACTTGAAAAACCGATGGTGCTGGTGGTGGAAAAATTCAACAATCTTTTCTTGAGAACGGTCGAAGGACTGGACCTGCTGGAAAATTTTTTACTGCTGATGTCCCAAACCCATCGCAAGGTGCTGTGGATTGTGACCTCCACCCTCTACACCTGGAGTTTTCTGGACAAAACACTGAGAATTTCAAACCATTTTTCAAGGGTGATTTCATTGGTGGCATTGAGCCGGAAAGATATGGAAAATGTAATTCTGAAGCGTCACCGAATGACAGGGTATCAACTGAAATTTCAGATTCCGGAATGGATGAATGAGCAACGGAATTTAAGTAAACTCAAAACCGACCGTCAACAGCAGGACTATTTGTTGGATTATTTCTTCGAGCGTCTTACCGAAATGGCGGCAGGCAATATTGCGATTGCGATCCGGTTTTGGCTCAGAGCCATTCAGAAAATAGAAGAACACACCCTGATTCTGTCACCCGTGGTGGAATTTGACGATTCCTTCATTTCTCAACTCAGCCCCAACGAAATTTTCACGCTGGGAGGTATGATCCAGCATGAAGGTTTGAATACGGACAATCACGCACGAGTATTCCGACTTCTCCCTCACCAGAGTGAGTTATTGATGAATCAGCTTTCACACAAGGGCCTGATTGTGGAAAAGGAAGGTGAATTCAACGTTCATCCTTTCCTGTACCGTCCTGTCATTCGAGTGCTGAAACGGCAGAATATCCTGCATTGACAAAAGTCATCACAATGCTGAAGAGGCTAAAGCCTGTTGCAACAATCTGGTTAGTAGAACATGAGGACCTTCCATCTTCAATTGCTCTGCTATTCTCAGCGGGTGCCAAAGGCGGAAACCAGGCCAGATTTGCCGGTTTTGTGTGGTCAGTGAGACATTCAAACTGGGGCATCGAATAGTATGTGAACACAAGTTGCTTTTTGAACGAGCCGTCTCCTGTGTTCGTCAATTCAATTCCTGACAGAGATACTGAAAAAACAAACGATTATCCATTTCCAGGTATTCAAACTTTCCACCCATCCGGGAAAAAGATTTACAGAATCTTAAATAATAAGCCGGATGATTTTTAGGGGGCTCTCCCTGATGCCAGTCCCAGGAACCGGGTTGAATATCAATCACAAAAATATGATAGTTTTCCAAAAAACGGTGTTCCTGGAGAGCCAGATTTCTGGACATGGAAATGGCTTTTTCAAAAATCATGGGTGCCATCACAGCAGAACCTACTGACAGGAATACTCCGCCTTCCAGCTTGCTGACCGAATCCGCAAAGCTCAGAAAATCCTGAACGGCTCCTTCACCAATTGCGCAACCGCTGTTCCATGGATGTGTGTAGATGATATCCGCGCCAATCCCGGGGCAAACGCTGAATGGAATATTCAATTCATAAGCTTTGTGTTGTATGCTGAACTGTTTCCAGGGATGCGGAATGGCAATGGATCCACTTGCTGTGGGAAATGTCTGGAGCCAATGCAGTAAGTTGCTTTTTCTGGCAAGCAGGTTTGATGCGGAGGGCGATTCAAGCAATTGTATGATCTCTGTCCTGAGTTCCTGCATGTCCGGGATTAACAGGCGATCTTCGGCAATCATTTTTCCAACAGAGGCTCCATAACCTAGTCCCTGGGCGGTTCCAAGGGTGACTGCCAGATTAAGGAATCCGCCTGTTTCCTGCCAGATGCCAAATTGACCTTGCTGGATATAATGTTTGACATCTTCTTCGGTTTTTCCTTGAAAAGCCATTTCCCAGTCATGAATACTCCCGGCGCCATTGGTCGCAAGATGTTGGATATGGCCTTGCTCCATCAACTGAATGGCCAGTGGTGCCAATCCATTTTTGAATAGGTGTGCACCATAGGCGAGCATGACCGGAGCCTTGTTCTTTCTTGCCTCGCGAATGGCTGCAACGACCCGTTCCAAAGATTTTAAGGATTCTTTGGGAATTTGGTTAGGCGGAATGGGAGAAGGCGACAGCATGCAGGATGTGTCTGATTTGGATTGCCGAGCATGCAGAGGTTTGATAGAAAGTCTGGTTCTGTCAAAAAGTGGTTGCATAAGATTCTCTTGTTTATTGTTGGTTTGTGTGAAAATTGGGTTTTTATGGGCGCTGATATTTTTTGTGCCTTGAAACCTTCCTGAAAAATGAGGCAATCTTGCCCGAATTTTTTTGAAGAACGAAATAAACCCATGAATCTGACCGATTCATAACGATTATCTATAGTTCAAATGGATCTAAAAAATCCATAAATCTGTTGTTCGGGTTAACTTTATTAAAATGGCAAAGGCTATGAAGCAATACAATCCTGTGGAAATTGAACAGAAATGGCAAAAACATTGGGAAGAGCATCAGACATTTTCACCAAAAATGGAAGCTGATGCCAGAAAATTTTATATGCTGACCATGTTTCCCTACCCTTCCGGTGATCTGCACATTGGACACTGGTATGCCATGTCCCCCTCTGATGCTGTTGCCCGTTTTAAAAAAATGCAGGGTCATGATGTATTTTTCCCCATAGGTTTTGATTCCTTCGGGTTGCCTGCTGAAAATGCCGCCATTAAACACAATATTCATCCCAAGGAATGGACATACAAGAATATTGAAAGGATGCGTAAGCAGTTGAAAACCATGGGGGCCATGTTTGCATGGGATCATGAGGTGATTACCTGCGAGCCTGATTATTATAAATGGAGCCAATGGCTGTTTCTTAAACTGTATGAAATGGGGTTGGCTTATAAGGAATTTGCTCCGGTCGATTTTTGTACAAAATGCAACACCACCCTTGCTCGGGAGCAGGTGGTTGGAGACGATAGAATCTGTGAACGATGCGACACTCCGGTAATCAAGAAAGAACTCAATCAGTGGAAACTCCGGATCACCAAATATGCGGAAGAACTGCTTGATTTTAATGGTCTTGATTGGCCTGAACGGGTGAAAAGCATGCAGACCAACTGGATTGGTAAAAGTGAAGGCGTGGAATTTTCACTGAAAATAGCAGGGCCGGAGGGATTGGAATTTCGCGTATTTACCACACGCCCGGATACTGTTTTTGGGGTGAGTTTCTGTGTTTTGGCACCTGAACATCCATTGATTGATCAGATCACTATTCCTGAACAGTTGGAACAGGTGCGAACTTACCAACAGAAAAGCTTGTTGAAATCAGAGATTGAACGGACGTCTGAATCACGGGAAAAAGATGGTGTGTTTACGGGAGCTTATGCGATCAATCCCATGAATCAGCAGCAAGTTCCCATCTGGATTGCAGATTATGTCCTGGCGTCTTATGGAACAGGAGCCATCATGGCTGTTCCTGCCCATGATGAACGGGATTTCCTGTTTGCCCAGAAATATCACCTGCGGACACCGGTCGTGATTATTTCTGATTCAGATATCACTCACATTCCTGATTCCCAGAATCTTTTGCAGGCAATGGTCCAGAAAGAAAAAACAATCATGGTGAACAGTGCCGGATTTGATGGACTCAAATGGCCGGAAAGTTTTGAAAAAGTGGCCAATCATATGGAATCAACAGGGATTGGTGAACGAAAAATCAATTACCGGCTTCATGACTGGTTGATTAGCAGGCAAAGGATGTGGGGAACTCCGATTCCCATTATTCATTGCGATA
This genomic interval from SAR324 cluster bacterium contains the following:
- a CDS encoding DUF4351 domain-containing protein, with protein sequence GIEQGRIEGLRATAEKQLRIKFREIPAIYLAQLSTLSFAQLEMLAERILTVQSMEELFRF
- a CDS encoding YaiI/YqxD family protein — protein: MNLYIDGDALPNALKQILIRAIERLSIPTVVVSNKYVNLGKSRHVKYIVVDAGPDEADNRIVELVQPGELVITADIPLADRVITKKAHAIDHRGKLFTEDNIKQLLAIRNLMQEIRDSGEITKGPAPFGPKDTHEFANQLNKFLAQQGFGRK
- a CDS encoding YwbE family protein, yielding MDGTQRSNIKPGLTVRIVLKQDQQSGKLTEGVVKDLLTNSPTHPHGIKVRLTNGAVGRVKEICR
- the acnA gene encoding aconitate hydratase AcnA; the protein is MPDNRFGSRISFDTGSGKADMYSLEKLEKDNIGTVQKLPFSIKILLEQALRNLDNFQVREEDVLALADWTKANLEKEIPYKPTRVILQDFTGVPAVVDLAALRSAMVQMGGNPTLINPRVPVDLVVDHSVQVDHYGTPDSLRQNMEIEFQRNQERYEFVKWGQKSFKNFRVCPPGVGIIHQVNLEYLASVIQTVDGVCFPDTLVGTDSHTTMINGLGVMGWGVGGIEAESVMLGQPVYMLIPQVIGFKLKGTLPIGATATDLVLRVVEILRKKGVVEKFVEFYGPGLSRLSLADRATIANMAPEYGATMGFFPVDQETLKYLRDTGRPENLVKTVENYCKKQGLFRTDATPDPVFTDTVELDLSTVEPSLAGPKRPQDRVTLAAMKTQWHESLTKPVKQRGFELKESTLADKAAVPGMDGVQLKHGSVVITAITSCTNTSNPSVMLAAGILAKKAAERGLTAKPWVKTSLAPGSRVVTRYLDEAGLTPSLEKVGFHTVGYGCTTCIGNSGPLMDSVVQAINEKDLVVAAVLSGNRNFEGRISPHVKANYLASPPLVVAYAIAGTVDIDFATEPVGLDNAGKPVMLQEIWPSPEEVATAMKSMTKELYQQEYQNLDQVSPMWNAIQSKTGEVYEWDEDSTYIQNPPFFTHMSQELAELKEIKGARVLVKVGDSVTTDHISPAGSFSAKTPAGLYLVSKGVSPEDFNSYGARRGNDRVMTRGTFANVRLRNQMAPGTEGGYTTYIPDNAVMSIYDASMKYQESGTPLIVLAGTEYGTGSSRDWAAKGTFLLGVKAVVAASYERIHRSNLVGMGVLPLQFKAGQTHESLGLTGKEVYSILGISEKLHPMQELILKADDREIPVLCRLDTPVEIEYYRNGGILHTVLRNFIREGK
- the mgtE gene encoding magnesium transporter, giving the protein MMEQRKELWDILEDIIQAEDVTLLKKVVNESSLVEVALALSRLSIGYQVWTLVRLTPKEGAKLVREMPHVQAVELIRTMPLENTVALLKCLRSDVQADLVSELDQDELARLLDGMDAKDADSILKLMVYPHDTAGGLMITEYLSYQDDFMVSQVLDDLRDRGEQYSDYDVQYAYVLNHSGQLVGVLRLRDLLLSRKDQRISALMIPDPLNVDVRKSLDSLHHFFHEHPFFGVPVITENRVLVGVVRRLAVRDAMSRRSQSVFLKISGIIGGEELRSMPLVTRFSRRLSWLSLNIVLNIIAASVIAFYQDTLEKAITLAVFLPIISDMSGCSGNQAVAVSMREITLGVIRPREIGWVLMKESMVGVINGILLGLLLALVAVLWKGNPYLGLVVGSALAANTLLAVSVGGSIPLILKSMNIDPALASGPMLTTITDMFGFFFVLSLASLLLPQLTTG
- a CDS encoding mechanosensitive ion channel, coding for MNHKKIWLSLFAGIVLVAHGYAQQVSENSITAEPSVTVIEPSVAENTPPESLPPANSDEVSPEKSAPPKAKNRIPGVLKDTKPQIEWSLTFGRVTWSILFLGMAYYAIKYTTRLLEASAEKWPNARLALKRWVPVIRVMGWIFCIYLIIAGVLAPPIETILTMTASAGIALGFASQDILKNVFGGIMILMDRPFFSGDKIQVGNHYGEVTQIGLRTVRIVTADDSVVSIPNGDIVNQPVSNSNSGESNCQVVAEFYLPPDIDFTRVKRMAYRAAVTSRYAYLNKPVYIVFKNEMYERRSMIKMRLKAYVLDIRYEVAFASEMTEIVMFELRRQNLVSTEQLSHLPQIVSNGETA
- a CDS encoding leucine--tRNA ligase yields the protein MKQYNPVEIEQKWQKHWEEHQTFSPKMEADARKFYMLTMFPYPSGDLHIGHWYAMSPSDAVARFKKMQGHDVFFPIGFDSFGLPAENAAIKHNIHPKEWTYKNIERMRKQLKTMGAMFAWDHEVITCEPDYYKWSQWLFLKLYEMGLAYKEFAPVDFCTKCNTTLAREQVVGDDRICERCDTPVIKKELNQWKLRITKYAEELLDFNGLDWPERVKSMQTNWIGKSEGVEFSLKIAGPEGLEFRVFTTRPDTVFGVSFCVLAPEHPLIDQITIPEQLEQVRTYQQKSLLKSEIERTSESREKDGVFTGAYAINPMNQQQVPIWIADYVLASYGTGAIMAVPAHDERDFLFAQKYHLRTPVVIISDSDITHIPDSQNLLQAMVQKEKTIMVNSAGFDGLKWPESFEKVANHMESTGIGERKINYRLHDWLISRQRMWGTPIPIIHCDKCGDVPVPYEKLPVILPDDAEFKPTGESPLKYHYGFRHTTCPQCSGPAERETDTMDTFICSSWYQYAYLSPYWKKGESLSRNDTPWNHRLLKQWMPVDQYTGGVEHATMHLLYFRFFTKAMADMGILPFREPAVKLFNQGMILGEDHEKMSKSRGNVVNPDDLVKSYGTDAVRAYLMFLGPWDAGAPWNPQGIEGVARFLKSVWSLCEVRAQTKTSEGHEKAIQIRRTLHQTIKKVTQEYEQFKFNTGVAALMSMRNALKSLADECSGLDIFQEALDTLLLMLVPIAPHLTEELWSLRYPGHGSIQNQAWPVYLEEFVQEEMITLVIQVNGKVRDKLEVPVHLTNKEIEETSLASSKIQSLLDGKSLIKTIVVQNKLINFVVR